A region of Thermotoga sp. Mc24 DNA encodes the following proteins:
- a CDS encoding zinc-binding dehydrogenase, producing MGLKAHAMVLEKFNQPLVYKEFEISDIPRGSILVEILSAGVCGSDVHMFRGEDPRVPLPIILGHEGAGRVVEVNGEKRDLNGELLKPGDLIVWNRGITCGECYWCKVSKEPYLCPNRKVYGINRGCSEYPHLRGCYSSHIVLDPETDVLKVSEKDDLDVLAMAMCSGATAYHAFDEYPESFAGKTVVIQGAGPLGLFGVVIARSLGAEKVVVIAGSPNRLKLAEEIGADLTFNRRETSAEERRKAIMDITHGRGADFVLEATGDSRALLEGAELLRRGGFYAVAGVAVPQDPVPFKVYEWLVLKSATFKGIWVSDASHFVKTVSITSRNYQLLSKLITHRLPLKEANRALELMESREALKVILYPEG from the coding sequence ATGGGGTTGAAAGCTCACGCCATGGTGCTCGAAAAGTTCAATCAACCTCTTGTATATAAAGAATTCGAGATCTCAGACATTCCACGAGGATCTATTCTGGTTGAAATTCTCTCTGCAGGTGTTTGTGGTTCCGATGTTCACATGTTTCGCGGAGAAGATCCCAGAGTACCTCTTCCCATCATCCTGGGGCACGAGGGTGCAGGAAGAGTTGTCGAAGTGAACGGAGAAAAGAGAGATCTCAATGGAGAACTCCTTAAACCCGGTGATTTGATAGTCTGGAATAGGGGTATCACCTGTGGTGAATGTTACTGGTGTAAGGTGTCAAAAGAACCTTATCTCTGTCCAAATAGAAAGGTCTATGGAATAAACAGGGGATGTTCTGAGTATCCTCACCTCAGAGGATGCTACAGTTCTCACATTGTGCTGGACCCAGAAACAGACGTTTTAAAGGTATCGGAAAAAGACGATCTTGATGTTCTTGCTATGGCGATGTGTTCGGGAGCAACTGCATATCACGCATTTGATGAGTATCCTGAATCCTTTGCTGGGAAGACCGTTGTTATACAGGGAGCGGGACCTTTGGGATTGTTTGGAGTTGTTATAGCAAGGAGTCTTGGTGCGGAGAAGGTGGTTGTAATAGCGGGTTCTCCGAACAGGCTGAAACTCGCCGAAGAAATAGGAGCAGATCTCACATTTAACAGAAGAGAAACGAGTGCTGAGGAGAGAAGAAAAGCAATAATGGACATCACACACGGTAGAGGAGCAGATTTTGTCCTGGAGGCGACGGGGGACAGCAGAGCGCTTCTCGAAGGAGCTGAGTTACTGAGAAGAGGAGGATTTTACGCTGTTGCGGGGGTAGCTGTGCCACAGGATCCTGTACCTTTTAAGGTTTACGAATGGCTTGTTTTGAAGAGCGCGACTTTCAAGGGAATTTGGGTCAGTGATGCTTCACACTTCGTGAAGACGGTTTCAATCACGTCCAGGAATTATCAACTTCTTTCCAAACTCATCACGCACAGACTTCCTTTGAAAGAGGCAAACAGAGCACTGGAACTCATGGAATCGAGAGAGGCTTTGAAGGTAATCCTTTATCCGGAGGGATGA